ATACTTACCGGCGTTATAATAGGAGTTATCCTATCCATCCCAAGGTACTTTTTTACCGACTGGGTAAAGATGGGTAAGATGCAGAACACAATGAAAGCTTTCAATGAGGCCATAAGGGCTGCCTACAGAGAACGTGATATGAAGAAGATAAACAAGCTCAACAGCATGAGGATGCAGATGTCTATGGATCAGTACCAGCTCTCAATGAATACAATGAAGCCGCTGCTTGTCATAAGCGTACTTACTATCCTATTCTATGCATGGCTATTCGTCTTTGTCGGCAAGATTCCGTACAACTACATTGCTTTTCCATGGGATTTTAATATAAACATATCAACCGCCCAC
This genomic stretch from Thermoplasma volcanium GSS1 harbors:
- a CDS encoding DUF106 domain-containing protein, whose translation is MTETYNKEQQEAMKKMMSFQMLYMLIMLGSLFIVITPSSRDAVGNLLNVVLIPTIGFGYRYPLLSIILTGVIIGVILSIPRYFFTDWVKMGKMQNTMKAFNEAIRAAYRERDMKKINKLNSMRMQMSMDQYQLSMNTMKPLLVISVLTILFYAWLFVFVGKIPYNYIAFPWDFNINISTAHFWIMPYWIFMYFLTEIVVSYFITMIMKYIDFTLRLRRISRETSS